One segment of Pirellulales bacterium DNA contains the following:
- a CDS encoding ISKra4 family transposase has product VTVQYFGNHRHRMDYPRYIAAGWQIGSGPVEAACRTVVTERLKCSGMRWGVDGADAVCHLRALWLSEDSQWESFWRDHPN; this is encoded by the coding sequence CGTGACGGTGCAATACTTTGGCAACCATCGGCATCGCATGGATTACCCACGGTATATCGCCGCGGGCTGGCAGATCGGCTCGGGTCCGGTAGAAGCGGCTTGTCGAACGGTGGTGACCGAACGGCTCAAATGCAGCGGCATGCGTTGGGGCGTCGACGGCGCCGACGCGGTGTGCCACCTTCGCGCCCTGTGGCTCAGCGAAGATAGCCAATGGGAATCCTTCTGGCGGGACCACCCAAACTAA